The Polyangium aurulentum genomic interval TTACCCATGAAGCTCGTTTTTCGGTTGCACGGGTCGCGCATCGGCGCGCTCACCTCTCTCCTCGCTTCCCTCCTGCTCGCCGGCTGCGGTGGAGCGGCCCAGGCGCCCGAGGCCTATTACGGAGAGGCGAAGATGGCGGACTCCGCCGGAGCGCCGCAGATGGCCGAGCCGATGGGAGCGGCTCCCGGAGCGCAGATGGAGCCATCCATGGCGCCGCCCCCCGCTCCGGCCCCGATGCACGTCTCCTCGAGGTCGGAGGAGTCCATTTCTTCTACCGACTCCGACGCCTTCAGCGGCGACTCGGATGACGGAGAGTCGATGGCGCCCGCGCCTCCTCCCGTCGCCCAAGCTCCCGCCGCGCGCGCTCCGATGGCCGCGCCGCCGCCTCCGCCGAGGCAACCTCCGCCGCCTCCCGCAGGCGCAAACAGGCCCCCACAGCAAGCTCCCACGGGCGGCAGGAAGGCCGAAGGCCCGTCCGACGACGGCACCGCGAAGCCCGCAGCGCCGCTGCTCATCTACACGGGCGGGCTCGGCATGGAGGTGGCGGACCAGCCCGCGATCGCGCCGACGATCGACAAGATCATCGACCTCGCCGAGGGCATGGGCGGCTATCTCGGGAGCCGCACGGACACGAGCGTCACCATCCGCGTCCCCTCCGCGCGCTTCCGCGACGCGCTCACGGCGATCGAGAAGCTCGGCGACGTCAAGCGCCGCAACGTCAGCGCGCAGGACGTCTCCGAGGAGTACCACGACCTCGAGGTGCGCCTCGCCAACCTGAAGTCGGTGCAGAAGCGGCTGCAGGAGTTCCTGGCGCGCGCGCAGAACGTGAGCGACGCGCTGCAGGTCGAGCGCGAGCTCGAGCGCATCGGCCGCGAGATCGATCAGATCGAAGGCCGCATGCGCTTCCTCCGCGCGCGCGCGACGTTCTCGACCATCACCGTCGATCTCGGCGCGAAGTCGAAGACGGTGATCGCGGGCGGCGGCACGCCTCCGCCCCCGCCGCGCGGGATCGAGCTGCCCATCGACTGGCTCGCGCGCGTCGGTCTCGAGACCCTGATGACCCTTCGCTGAGCCCGGAGCCCGACCATGGAACGAAAGCTCGGAACCATCCTCTTTCTCCTCGCCGCGGCGCTCGCGGCCCCTGGCTGCGGGCCCGGCTTCGGGGTCAAGACCCCCGACGGCTTCGTCGAGCTCGACGATCAAGAGGAGTACGCCTACCGCGCGACGAGCGCCGAGGGCGTGGTGCTCGGCGTGCGCTCGGAGCCGAACCGGCCGAAGGGCAACCTCGGCTTCTGGACGAACGCGCTCGACCTGAAGCTCCGGCGCATCGGCTACGAGGCCGTGGACGCGAAGGAGATCAAGACGAAGAGCGGCGCGACCGGCAAGCAGATCCGCTACACGCGCATGATCTACGACCGGCCGCACACGTACTGGATGACCGTCTTCGTCACCGACGCCGAGGTCTTCGTGGTCGAGGCGGGCGGCGACGCGCGCGAATTCGACAAGTCCAAGAACGCGATCACCACCGCGATCGAGTCTTTCAAGCCCTGAGGGGCGCCGCGCTGTAGGATGCGCGCCCCGCCATGCTGGGCACCGCGATCAACGTCTACCGCACCACGCGCAAGAAGCACGATCAGCTCTGGAACACGTACGTGATGCGCCCGCTCGCGGCGGTCGCCGTCGCGGCGATCCACCGGACGCCGATCACGCCGAACCAGGTCACGCTCCTGAACCTGTTCATCGCGGTCGTCGCGATGGCGCTGTTCATCGCGATGCCCACCCTCGAAGGCGGGCTCGTCGCCGTCGGCGTGCTCGAGCTCGCGTACCTCTTCGACTGCGCCGACGGCATGCTCGCGCGCTACAAGAAGCTCGCGTCGCCCACGGGGCACCTCTTCGACTTCTTCACCGACGAGATCAAGGCCGTGATGCTCGCCGGCGCGCTCGGCATCCGCCTCTTCCGGACGGGCGGCCTCGGCATCGACGGCCGCGCGTGGACCCCCGACGACCCGCGCTTCCTCATCGCTGCCGTCGCTGCCGTCGCGATCGTCGCGTCGGCCACGTCGCTCACCAACTTCGTGCGAAGGCCAGAGCTGTCGGGTCGCGCGACGCCCACCGAGGCGCACTACGAGACCGTGGGCGACGCTCGCCCGAAGTCGCTCGTGGGCAAGGTGGGCGGGCTCGTGATGACGTTCCTGCGCTTCCTCAACCACTACCCGAGCCACATCTGGATCTTCGCCCTGGCCGGTAGGCTCGAGCTGTTCTTCTGGATGTATGCCGGGTTGAACCTCCTTTATCTCGGCAAAGGTTGGCTCGGGCTCATCGTGCGTTTCGGGCGTCCGTAGCTCGCGAGAAGGGCCGAAAACTGGACAAGCACGGGCAGGCGTGAACTAGGGTCGGGGGGTCATGCGACGCCTCTGCTTCGCGCTCCTCGTCACGCTGGCCGCGGGCCTCGGCGCCTGCCGCGACAAGAAAGATGCGAGCCCGAGCCTCAGCGCCGAGGCTCCCGCCGAGGGCAGCGCCGCGCCGAACGGCTCGACCGTGCCCGCGGGAACGAGCGCGGCCGACGCTCCCGCCGACGCGCCGCCTCCCCCACCGAGCGGTCCGTTGCTCGTGGATTTATCGGGCATCGCGCACCTGCCCCCGCCGATCCCGGAGGGCGCGCCTCGCCTCGCGAGCATCTCCATGCGCACCGAGGTCTTCGCCAAGCCCGATCCGAAGTCGCAGCGCGTGGGCTACCTGCGCGCGGGCGCCGTCGTGGAGACCGAAGGCGACGTCGCGGGCACCGCGGGCTGCTCGGGCGGCTGGCGCAAGATCAAGCCGCACGGCTTCGTCTGCATCGGACAGGAGGCGACGCTCGATCTGAACCATCCGGTCGTCCGCGCCGCGACGCGCCGCCCCGACATCACGCAGAAGCTGCCGTACATGTACGGGATCGTGACGCGCGGAGGCCCCGTCTACGCGCGCATCCCGACCGAGGACGATCTGAAGCAGCACGAGCGAGGCCTGAAGAAGCACCTCGCGAAGTGGGAGAAGGACAAGGAGAGCGGCGCGACGTACGGGCTCGACGTGTGGATGAAGTGGAAGACCACGCCATCGCCGCCCGCGCTCGAGGCGCTCGAGCAGCGGATCACGGATCCCGATCTGCCGTGGTTCTTGAAGGACGGCGGACGCGCGCCGGATCTGTCGGGCAAGGCGGCGACGTCGGACGTGAAGATCGGCCAGGTGGATCGTCGCAACGGCGTCGCGTTCGTGGAGACGTTCCTCCACGAGGGCCGTCGCTACAACGTCTCGACCGATCTGCGCGTGATGCCCGCCGACCGCTTCCGACCGATCCGCGGGAGCGACTTCCACGGCTACGAGATCGGCAAGGACATCGAGTTCCCCTTCGCGCTCGTGCGTCGCCCCGGCGCGAAGCGATGGGTCTGGGACGAGGGGAAGAAGAAGCTCGTCGCGAACGGCGAGGTCGCGTGGCGCTCGGCCGTGCAGCTCACGGGCAAGCAGAAGATGGTGGGCGGGATCCTTCACTACGAGATGAAGGACGGCGGCTACGTCGACGACCGCCACGCCGGCCGCGTGGACCCGGCGAAGAAGATGCCGGCGTGGGGCAAGAACGGCGAGAAGTGGATCGACATCAACATCACGAAGCAAGTGCTCGTCGCCTACGAGGGGACGCGCGCGGTCTTCGCGACGCTGGTGTCGAGCGGCGAGAGCGGTCTCGACGATCCGGAGACGAGCAAGGCGACCAAGCGCGGGATCTTCCGGATCCACACGAAGTACGTGACGGTCACGATGGACTCGGACACCGTCGGCGAGGAGTTCGAGCTCCGGGACGTGCCCTACGTGCAGTACTTCGAAGACGGCTACGCGCTGCACGGCGCGTACTGGCACGACCGCTTCGGCCAGCCGAAGAGCCACGGCTGCGTGAACCTCGCGCCCGAAGACGCGCGAAGGCTGTTCCACTGGACCGAGCCGCAAGTGCCGCACGGCTGGCACGGGGCGGCGAGATCGCTGACGGGAACGGTGGTTTTCATCCATCCGTGAGAGGTCGGCGACGTCCGGCTGGAGATCGGCGACGTCTGGCTGGAGGTCGGTGACGTCCGGCTGGAGGTCGGCGACGTCCGGCTGGAGATTGGTGACGTCTGGTTGGAGGTCATGCGACCTCCGACGGACGTCCGTGACCTCCGACAGAGGAGCCATGATCTCCGACAGGACGTCCGTGATCTCCAACAGGAGGTCGGCGTCGTCCGACGGGACGTCCACGATCTCCAACCAGACGTCTGCTTCGTCCGATTGGACGTCAGGGTCGTCCGACGGGACGTCAGCGATCTCTGGCAGGAGATCGGCGACCTCCTGCGAGACGTGGGCGACGTCCAGCGAGTGATCACCGATGTCCGGCAGGACGTCGGCGATCTCGTGGAGGACGTCTCAAGCCACCCCCGTCTCGATCCTGATCTCTCCCGTCAGCGTCTTGTGCACCGGGCACTTCTCCGCGATCTCGAGCAGCCGCCCGCGTTGCTCTTCCGTCAGCTCGCCCTCGAGCCGGATCAACCTCTCCACCACCCACGCGTCTTCCTTCTTCGCCGCCACCAGCTCGACCTCCACCGCCGACAGCGGCCAGCCCTTGCGGTCCGCGTACATCTTCACCGTCATCGACGTGCACGTCCCCAGCCCCGCGAGCACCAGCTCGTACGGATCCGGCCCGCTGTCGTCGCCGCCCACCTTCACAGGCTCGTCGCCCACGAGCTCGTGTGCGCCGATCTTGATTCGCTGCCCAAACTTCCCCGCGCCCGTCCGGACCGTCACGCTTCGCATGCTTCTTTCTAGCGCGTCCCACGAGCGCCTCGTGGTTGTTCCTCCGCCGCGCCGGCCGTACCTTCGAAGCCATGCCGCGCCCCCTCCTCGCCCTCGCCCCCCTCCTCGCGATCGCGTGCAGCCCGTCCCCCACGCCAACCACGGTCGACGACGGCGCCATCCGCTCCACCACGCCCCCCGCGACCAGCGCAGCCGCCCCCTCGGCCGACATCCCCGCCAATCCCTCCTGCGGCAAGGAGGAGAACGTGCACGGCCAGGGCCACAACGCCGCCGCGCGCGAGTGCTTCTGGAACGCGTACCAGACAAACAAACCCGCCGAGCTCGTGATCGTCGTCTACACGATCGAGGGCGACCCGATCACGCACGCCCTCCTCATGCGCTCCCCCTCTTCGATCGAGGTCGTACGCGACAGCAAAGATCGCTTCGGCTCCCCCGGCGTCACGCGCTCCACCTGCACGGCGATGCAACGCAAGCAAGACGACCGCGGCACCACGATCTTCTCCCTCACCGGCTGCACCGGCGACCGATCCGAAGTCACGAATCTCTGAACATCCCGAGCAGCGATAACCCGAGGTAGCGACGCTCCCGCGCAGTGCGTAAGGGCGCGTGTCCCGCAGCGTGCCCCCCTCGGAAATCGCCCACTGCCCGTGCTAGGGTGGCCGCCATGCAGCTTGCCGTCATTGGCACGGGTTACGTCGGTCTCATGGCCGGCGCTGGGTTCGCGGACTTCGGCAACGACGTGGCATGCGTCGACGTCGACCAGGGCAAGATCGACTGCCTCCTGCGCGGCGAGGTCCCGATCTACGAGCCCGGCCTCGACGTCCTCATCGCCAAGAACGTCAAAGCTGGCCGCCTCTCCTTCTCCACCGACATCCCGACCGCGATCCGCAACGCCGAGATCGTGATCATCGCCGTCGGCACCCCACCCGCTGCCGACGGCTCCGCCGACCTCTCCGCCGTCTACGCCGTCGCCGAGACCATCGGCAAGAACATGAACGGCTTCAAGGTCGTCGCCACCAAGAGCACCGTGCCCGTCGGCACCGCCGACCGCGTCGAAGAGATCATCCGACGCCACACCTCCGAGCCCTTCGGCGTCGCCTCGAACCCCGAGTTCCTCAAAGAAGGCGACGCCATCAACGACTTCATGAAGCCCGACCGCGTCGTCCTCGGCTCGAACAGCCCGCGCGCCCTCGAAGTCCTCCGCCAGCTCTACTCCCCGTTCGTACGCACGAACGACCGCATCCACACGATGGACGCCCGCTCCGCCGAGCTGACGAAGTACGCATCGAACGCCCTCCTCGCGACGCGCATCTCGTTCATGAACGACCTCGCCGTCCTCAGCGAGAAGCTCGGCGCCGACATCGAGCGCGTCCGCAAAGCCGTCGGCGCCGACCCGCGCATCGGCCCGAAGTTCCTCTTCCCCGGCCCCGGCTTCGGCGGCTCCTGCTTCCCCAAAGACATCTCCGCCCTCGCCCACACCGCCCGCACCGTCGGCCACGAGCTGGAAGTCGTGCGCGCCGTGGAGACGGTGAACAAGCGCCAGAAGAAGCTCCTCGGCCAGAAGATCCGCACCCACTTCGACGGCAACCTCCAGGGCCGCACCGTCGCCGTCTGGGGCCTCGCCTTCAAACCCCAGACCGACGACATCCGCGAAGCCCCCGCCCTGACGCTCCTCGACGACCTCATCGCCTCCGGCGCCCGCGTCCTCGCCCACGACCCGCAGGCCATGCAGAACGTGCTCGCCCTCTACGGCGACAAGATCACCTTCTGCGACACGATGTACGACGCCGTCGAAGGCGCCGACGCCCTCGCCCTCGTCACCGAGTGGCACGAGTACCGCGCCCCCGATTTCCACCGCATCAAGCGCCTGATGCGCACCCCCGCCCTCTTCGACGGCCGCAACATCTGGGACCCCGAAGAGCTCCGCTCCCAGGGCTTCTGGTACACCGGCATCGGCCGCAGGTAGGACCTGACCCGATGAGGGGGCGCGCTCGATGGCGCACCCACCGCCCTACGCACGGCGCCGCTCAGCGGCGCTACCCCACGTTCTGGCTGCTGGCTCTGCTGATGACGTCGTCATGACGTCGGTGACGAGCCGGTGACCACAAGCTGCGTGATCCGGATGCGCGATCACGCAATGACACCATCATAGGAAACATTTCCGCCAGGTCGCGGATGGCGTCCCAGCGCGCTACAAAGCGCGCTGGTGCAGCATGCGCTGCACGAGATCCAGACCTACGGCCCGCGGGAGAATCTGATGATCACAGCGCAAGGGTACTCGGTCGGCGAGACGGTCGCCGAGACCGCCGGGTTTACCGCATATCGCGCGCGCCGCGATCGCGACGGGCAGAAGGTCGTGCTCAAGGTCCTGCGCGTGCAAGGCGCCCGGAGCGCCGATATCGCCCGCTTCAAGCACCAGTACGACCGCATCGCGCGCATCGTCTCGCCGCGCATCGTCACGGTGCACGGGATCGAAGAGACCCCCGGCGCGCTCCTCATCGCCCAGGAAGACTTCACCACCCGCGACCTCGCCTCCGTTCTGCGCACCCGCGGCAAGCTCCCCGTCCGCGAAGCCCTCGAGATCGGCCGCGCGATCGCCGAAGCCCTCGCCGCCATCCACGACGCCGGACTCGTCCACCGCGACCTGCGCCCGCACAACGTGCTCATCGACGAGAACGCGCACGTCAAGCTCACCGGCTTCGGCGTCGACGCCGAGATCACCCGCGCCCACGAGTCGCTCTACGCGCCCGCGATCCTCACCGACGTCCTGCCCTACGTCTCCCCCGAGCAGACCGGCCGCATGAACCGCGGCGTCGACTACCGCTCCGATCTCTACTCGCTCGGCGTCATCCTCTACCAGGCGCTCACCGGCAAGCGCCCCTTCTCCGCCACCGACCCGATGGAGCTGTTCCACGCTCACCTCGCGTCGCTGCCCCCGCCCGTCGACCAGGTCGACCACGCGATCCCGTCCCCCGTCGCCCGCGTGATCGAGAAGCTCCTCGAGAAGAATGCCGAGGAGCGCTACCAGAGCGCCAAGGGCCTCATCGCCGACCTCGACCGCTGCCTCACCGCCGTGTCCGCAGACCGCCCGATCGAGCCCTTCAACCCCGGCCGCGACGACCGCACCGACCTCTTCCGCATCCACCAGAAGCTCTACGGCCGCGAGCGCGACATCGACGCCCTCGTCGGATCGTTCGAGCGCGTGCTCGCCGGCTCCCGCGAGATCGTCCTCGTCTCCGGCTACTCGGGCATCGGCAAGTCCTCGCTCGTGCAGGAGATCCTGAAGCCCCTCGCGCGCCAGCGCGGCTACTACACGAGCGGCAAGTACGATCAGTTCAACCGCGACACGCCCTACAGCGCCGTGATCCAGGCCTTCGACGGCCTCGTGCGGCAGATCCTCACCGAGAGCGAAGCGCGCATCGCGAAGTGGAAGGCGGGGCTGCTCGAGGCCCTCGGCAGCAACGGGCAGGTGATCTGCGACGTCATCCCCTCGCTCGTCCACATCCTCGGCGAGCAGCCGCCCGTCCCCGCCCTCGGCCCCGTCGAGGCGCAAAACCGCCTGAACCTGAGCTTCCTGCGGTTCGTCTCCGTCTTCGCGAAGCAAGCGCACCCGCTCGTCCTCTTCCTCGACGACCTGCAGTGGATCGACCTCGCGAGCCTGGGCCTGCTCCGCTCGCTGCTCGCCGACGAGACGTTCGAGTCCTTCTTCTTCTGCGGCGCCTACCGCGACAACGAGGTCTCGCCCGGCCACCCGTTCGTGATGATCGTCGAGGAGCTGCGCCGCGCGGGCATGCTCGTCACCGACATCGTGCTCGCCCCGCTCGAGCGCCGGCACCTCTTGCAGATGCTCACCGACAGCCTCGGCCGCGACGACGCAGGCCCGCTCGCCGACGCGGTGCTGAAGAAGACCGGCGGCAACCCGTTCTTCGTCAAACGATTCGTCCGCTCGCTCCACGACAACGGCGTGCTCGCGTACGCGCCCAGCGTCGGCTGGCGCTGGGACCTCGCGAAGATCGACGCGCTCGCCTACACGGACAACGTCGTCGACCTGATGGTGCGCACCATCCAGCGCCTGCCCGCGCAGACGCAGGAGGCCCTGAAGCTCGCCGCCGCGATCGGCAACCGCTTCGACCTCGACGTGCTCGCCACCGTCGCCGAGTGCTCGCCCGAGGAGGCGTACGGCCGCCTCGAGCGCGCCGTCGAAGAGGGCCTGCTGAGCGCCAGCCGCGCCGGCTACCGCTTCGCCCACGACAAGGTCCAGGAGGCCGCCTACTCGATGATCCCCATCGGGGACAGGCCCGGCTTCCACCTGCGCATCGGCCGCCTCCTGTCGCGCAAGCTCGATCTGTCCGACAGCCAGAACATCTTCGACATCGTCGGCCACCTGAACAGCGCCGGCGACCTCGTGGCCACCCCCGCCGAGCGCCTCATCCTCGCGCGCATGAACCTCGACGCCGCCGGCCGCGCCGAGGAGTCCGCCGCCTTCGGCGCCGCCCTGCGCTACCTCGAGCTCGGCCTCGCGCGCTTGCCCGAGGACGCTTGGACCTCCAACTATCACCTCCGCCTCGCCTACGCGCTGAAGACGGGCCTCATGCTCTCGCTCTCCGGCCGGCACGACGAGGCCCTCGAGACGCTCAGCGACTGCCTCGAGCACGCCGATGGACGCCTGGAGCGCACCGAGGTCCTGCGGCTGAAGATGAACGTGTACGTGCTCAAGAACGACCTGCCCGCGGCGCTCGCCGAGGGCCTGTCGGCCTTGCGCGCCTTCGACATCGATCTGCCCCCCTTCCCCGACGAGGCCACGCTCGAAGCGCAGATCCAGACCACCATGGCCATCGTCGCGGAGAGGTCGATCGAGGCCCTGCCCGATCTGCCCCCGCTCGCGGACCCGGAGATCCGCGCGCTGCAGAACGTGCTGCAGGAGCTGTTCGCGCCGACCTACTTCCTCGCCACGAACAACTACGGCATCTCGGTCGCCAAGATCCTCGAGCTCACCTTCCGCCACGGCCTGTCGGGCAGCGCGCTCTACGGCTGCGTGATCTTCGGGAGCCTCTTGTGCATCCGCGGCGATCTCGAGGGCGGCTACCGCTTCGGCAAGGCCGCCGTCGCGCTCGCCGAGCGCTGGGTCGACAAGAAGAACGAGGCGATGCTCCGCAACATGTGGGGCGGCTTCATCCAGCACTGGAAAGAGCCGCTCGCCGCCTGCAGGGAGACGCTGCTCGCCGGCATCCACGCCGGGCTCGAGACCGGCCAGTACATCTGGGCCTTCTACAACACGGTCAACGTCGCCACGAACAGCTTCATGCGCGGCCTGCCCCTCGCCGACATCCTCGCCGAGGTGAAGAGCTTCCAGCCGCTCTACAAGCTCGACCGCTTCAACGCGATCACCTGGATGGCCAGCGCGGTCGGACAGATCGCGCACAACCTCACGAACGAGGTCGAGCACCCGAGCCGGCTCGTCGGTCCTCACGTCGACATCGAGGCGGTCATCGAGGACCTGCGCCGCATCGACAGCAAGAGCGCGCTCTTCTTCGCCGACCTCTACATCACGTTCGGCTGCGCCTTCCAGGGCGACTTCGAGCAGGGCGCGCGCGTCGCGATGCGCGCCGACCCCGACATCACCGGCATCGCAGCCTGGCACGGCACCCCGTCGTTCCACTGCTACGCCGGCCTCGCGCTCACCCAGGCCGCGACGACGGCCCCGCCCGAAGAGCGCGCACGCATGCTCGCGCGCGCCGAGATCTTCTCGGCCAAGCTCGTGCGCTGGGCCGAGTTCGGGCCGCAGACGCTCGGCCACCGCAGCGCGCTCCTCCTCGCCGATCTCGAGCGCGTCCGCGGCGACGCGCGCGCGGCCGGCGATCGCTACGACGACGCCATCGCGCTCGCGAAGCAGGGCCGCTACATCCACGACGAGGCCCTCGCCAACGAGCTGTGCGGCCGTCACTACCTCGCGCTCGGCAAGACCACGATCGCCCGCGCATACCTCACCGAAGCCCACCGCCTCTACGACGGCTGGGGCGCCTCGACCGCGGTGCGCCGCCTCGAACGCGCGCACCCCGACCTCGTCCCCCGCGAGCGCGAGGCCCCCGCGCAAGACGCCGCCTCCCTCGACATCGCCTCGATCCTCAAGGCGTCGCAGGCGATCTCGGGCGAGATCGTCCACGGCCGCCTGCTCGACGCGCTGATGCGCATCCTGCTCGAGAACGCCGGCGCACGCCGAGGCATGCTGCTGCTCGAGCGCGAGGGCGCGCTGGTCGTCGAGGCCGAGCACTGCGTGGGCGAAGAGTCCGTGCGCGTGCTCGACGCCCAGCCGCTCGAGTCCCGCTCCGACCTGCCGGCCAGCGTGGTCACGTACGCGGCGCGCACGCGCGAGACGGTGCTGCTCGACGAGTCCGTGGGAGAGGGCCCCTTCGGGCACGACCCGTACTTCTCGGACTCGGCGCCGAGGTCGGCCCTCGCCGCGCCGATCGTCTCCAAGGGCCGCCTCGCGGGCGTCATCTACCTCGAGAACGACCTCACGAGCTTCACCTTCACGCCCGACCGCGTCGAGATCCTCGGCCTGCTCTCCACGCAGGCCGCGATCGCGATCGAGAACGCGCGCCTGTACGCCGACCTCGAGCAAAAGGTCGCAGAGCGCACGGCCGAGCTGCGGCGCGCCCACGACGACATCCTCGCGCTGAGCCACGCCGAGCAGGAGGCCCAGCAGGCGCTGATCGAGCGGCAGAAAGAGGTCATCCACTCGCTCTCCACGCCGATCATCGAGGTCTGGGACGGCGTCATCGCCGTGCCCCTGATGGGCGCCGTCGACGATCAGCGGAGCGAGGACATCATGGGCCGGCTGCTCGACCGCATCAGCCGCGCGTCATGCCGCTCGGTCATCCTCGACCTGACCGGCGTCGAGGTCGTCGACCCACACAGCGCCGAGCGCATCGTGCGCATCGTGCAGGCCGCGCGCCTGCTCGGCTCGCGCGTGCTCGTCACCGGCATCCGCCCCGCCGTCGCGCAGGCCATGATCCACCTCGGCGCCGACCTCACCGGCCTCACGACCCGCGCCACGCTGCGCGACGCGCTGCGCCTGTGCATGCGCGAGCGCGCCTGACCTACTTGCCGCCGCCGAAGCTCGGGCCGCCGATGTAGACGCCGCCTCCGCCGCCCGAGCCGCAGTCGCCCATGGCCAGCAGGAACAGCACGAAGATGATGACCACGATCACGATGATCGTCCCGGCGACGTTCGCGCACCCCGCCGCGCCGCCGCCCGCCTGGAACGCGCTCGGCGCCTTGAGCCCGAACGCCGCCGCGATCTCGCGCGCGCTCACCGGCTCGCAGAAGGAGTAGTTCACCTCCTGCGGCGTCTGCTCGACGCTCACCTTGCCG includes:
- a CDS encoding AAA family ATPase, translating into MQHALHEIQTYGPRENLMITAQGYSVGETVAETAGFTAYRARRDRDGQKVVLKVLRVQGARSADIARFKHQYDRIARIVSPRIVTVHGIEETPGALLIAQEDFTTRDLASVLRTRGKLPVREALEIGRAIAEALAAIHDAGLVHRDLRPHNVLIDENAHVKLTGFGVDAEITRAHESLYAPAILTDVLPYVSPEQTGRMNRGVDYRSDLYSLGVILYQALTGKRPFSATDPMELFHAHLASLPPPVDQVDHAIPSPVARVIEKLLEKNAEERYQSAKGLIADLDRCLTAVSADRPIEPFNPGRDDRTDLFRIHQKLYGRERDIDALVGSFERVLAGSREIVLVSGYSGIGKSSLVQEILKPLARQRGYYTSGKYDQFNRDTPYSAVIQAFDGLVRQILTESEARIAKWKAGLLEALGSNGQVICDVIPSLVHILGEQPPVPALGPVEAQNRLNLSFLRFVSVFAKQAHPLVLFLDDLQWIDLASLGLLRSLLADETFESFFFCGAYRDNEVSPGHPFVMIVEELRRAGMLVTDIVLAPLERRHLLQMLTDSLGRDDAGPLADAVLKKTGGNPFFVKRFVRSLHDNGVLAYAPSVGWRWDLAKIDALAYTDNVVDLMVRTIQRLPAQTQEALKLAAAIGNRFDLDVLATVAECSPEEAYGRLERAVEEGLLSASRAGYRFAHDKVQEAAYSMIPIGDRPGFHLRIGRLLSRKLDLSDSQNIFDIVGHLNSAGDLVATPAERLILARMNLDAAGRAEESAAFGAALRYLELGLARLPEDAWTSNYHLRLAYALKTGLMLSLSGRHDEALETLSDCLEHADGRLERTEVLRLKMNVYVLKNDLPAALAEGLSALRAFDIDLPPFPDEATLEAQIQTTMAIVAERSIEALPDLPPLADPEIRALQNVLQELFAPTYFLATNNYGISVAKILELTFRHGLSGSALYGCVIFGSLLCIRGDLEGGYRFGKAAVALAERWVDKKNEAMLRNMWGGFIQHWKEPLAACRETLLAGIHAGLETGQYIWAFYNTVNVATNSFMRGLPLADILAEVKSFQPLYKLDRFNAITWMASAVGQIAHNLTNEVEHPSRLVGPHVDIEAVIEDLRRIDSKSALFFADLYITFGCAFQGDFEQGARVAMRADPDITGIAAWHGTPSFHCYAGLALTQAATTAPPEERARMLARAEIFSAKLVRWAEFGPQTLGHRSALLLADLERVRGDARAAGDRYDDAIALAKQGRYIHDEALANELCGRHYLALGKTTIARAYLTEAHRLYDGWGASTAVRRLERAHPDLVPREREAPAQDAASLDIASILKASQAISGEIVHGRLLDALMRILLENAGARRGMLLLEREGALVVEAEHCVGEESVRVLDAQPLESRSDLPASVVTYAARTRETVLLDESVGEGPFGHDPYFSDSAPRSALAAPIVSKGRLAGVIYLENDLTSFTFTPDRVEILGLLSTQAAIAIENARLYADLEQKVAERTAELRRAHDDILALSHAEQEAQQALIERQKEVIHSLSTPIIEVWDGVIAVPLMGAVDDQRSEDIMGRLLDRISRASCRSVILDLTGVEVVDPHSAERIVRIVQAARLLGSRVLVTGIRPAVAQAMIHLGADLTGLTTRATLRDALRLCMRERA